The sequence below is a genomic window from Paenibacillus sp. DCT19.
TTGCGGAATATGTGCCGTCCTTGCTGTCTCCCGTAATTCGTTGCATCGGCAAATATACATAAGTATCAGTGCCCTTCGTTCTGGCAAAAGCCTCAACTGACAACACCGCCACATTATCAGTAACGTGAGCAGTAAGCGGAACATCGATCCCTGAGAAAGCGGAGTTGACTGGTGTATGTTCTAATACAGGTTCCTCCAGATCATCTCCAGCCGTAACGACTCTACCAGAGACTGTACCAATACCCTCAACGACAGAACCTACCGCATCCAGAGCATTAATGATCCCATGCCCATAGCCGTTATTTGGTGAGGTTGGATAGCGTTGATCCGTTGCTGGTGTCGCCGTATCCATAATAATCTGCTCCAGCTGATCTACGTTTAGTGAATGATTGGCTTGCAGCAGCAGAGCTGCAAGTGCTGTCGTATGTGGTCCAGCCATGGACGTACCGTCCCAGCCGCCCTCATACCCCCGCCAGGAACGGCGGAACGAATGTTAACACCAGGTGCAGCCACATCAGGCTTAATTTCATTATAAGGAGACGGACCTAGAAGGGAGAACGAGCCCAGATTACCATTGATGTCTGTTGCCCCAGTCGCAAAGCTCTCTGGATAGTTAGCTGGGTTCGCCACTGAACCAGGACCACCCGGATTCGTTAAGGTGACGTTACCAGCAGAGAACTCAGGGAAGATCTGAGCATCACGCCAAGCTTGTACCATTGGACGGAACCACTCGTCTAGTCCTGGGCCACCGCCCCATGAATTATTCACCACATCCGGCGCAAGCTCCGGATGAAGATTGCCCTCAGCATCGACAGGCGCAAGCAACCATTGTCCGCCGTCTAATATGATGGCATCTGTTGTGCTTGGATTGAAAATACGGACTCCAATCCATTTGGCACCCGGAGCAACACCAATCTGATTGGAACCATCTGCTTCTGCACCAACCATCGTACCCATCGTGTGCGTTCCATGACCGTCGCCATCGGCAGGAAGGGATGCACGGCTGTGTGGGTCATACCAACTAAGCTCTGGGTTCACAACATTGCCTGAACCATCGATACCTCTCCACTGGTTACGAAGTGCTGGATGGGTGTAATCAACGCCACTGTCCAAGTTCGCAACAACTATACCTGTCCCGTCAATCCCCTTTTCCCAGACTGCTGGTGCATTGATATAATCGATATTCCATTCTACATTTTCGGTTGATGCTGCGGCTTTCGCGGCTTCTTCCGCCTGTTCTTTATTGATTTCTACTTTCTGGAGGAAACGCTCCTCGTTCGGCAGGATTTTATCCACTTCTGAATGAAGGGCAATCTGCTCCATGACGTCCTTGGTACTCGTGACTACAAGGGAGTTAACGATAAAATAGCTTTTGTATTCTTTTACTTTACCTCGCTCAAGCTCTTCTTCTAATAAACGTTCCAGATTATATTGTGTGCGTGAAGCGGTCTCCCGCAAAGAACCCACTACAGACGTTCTAACCGATAGCTTCGTTGCCGAAGCGGTCATCTTCTGAATGGTGGCTTGCTCCATCGCCTGTTGAGAGACCTTCGTCGTATCAACCTGCTCTTTCATTTTGACTAAATAAGTAACATAATCCTTGCTCTCAAACTGTGTGTTCAGCTTCGCATTAACTTTGGACGTCGTCACCTTAGCTGCGCCAGACTTCATATCAATCTTCTGTGATGAGGTGTTGTCAGCCGAAACCGGTTGAACGATCGATAGTGCAAGGAGAAGCGATAACCCTAATGAGAGGGGCTTACGTAACCGATTTACTTTTATCAAACTTTTCCACTCCCTTTACCCGGTTTTTGAAATCTAGCGAAGTATGTAGCTCATCGCCGTGTCATGAAACGGTACAACGGTTTGAATGAAACTCCATTAATGAAATATCATGAAGCCTATAGGACTACGCTAAGCCTCACCTCCCTAACAGGCAAACTTCTATAGTGATTGGATTAGATTAGATTAGATTGCATTTGTTACGAATCGGATGGATCTGAATAGACCGAATGAGGTAGGTACTCTGTTGCGAAAGCCATTGTAATAGATAGACAGTGAGTGAGTTGACATTGGAAGTGGGATAACGTAGATCATCGATGTGAGCGAACGTTTGTAAGTTCTATGTCGGAGGGTGGTCACAAGCGTTAGTAGAAGGTTGTAAAGTGTCTGAAGTGTTGGTTGTATATCGTCGAAATAGCTAAATGGAACCTGTTAGAAATCCATCTTAAATTTCATATAAATTACAATTTATATTTATACTGGATTTTTATGATTTAGTATAGAGTCGTATTATGAGATAATCAAGCATATTTATTGAAAAATATAGAAATTAAGCCTTTATAAGTATTTAACAAGTCTACCAACACTGAAATATTTCACATGATTTCGTTATTATGAAATTTTCGTTTACCTGATAGTTCAATGGATGCTAACTCACGATGTTAATTCGCGCAAAACGCGCTTATCCTTGTTGGTATGACATATTTCAACAGCCCTGATTCTACTAAAACAACTCAAAAAAACCAACGCGATTCATTCGCATTGGTTTCTGAGACTCTCTTTTTCTCACATCATGCATGGATCTATATCTTAATCCACCTAATTTTCAATCCAATTCAATCCGAAAAACGACAGGCAATTCGCTTTGTACATTGGTCGTAGTAATCGTTAGCGCATCTCCCGTTCTTACCCACTCGGGTTGTTCATCAAACCCAAGAACCTGAATTCCCTTTATAATTCCTTCAAAATAGGGTGACTTCTCCTTCAAGGATTGAATATGCACTACACCGTTTGCAGGGTACACCAGAACAGATGCATAGAGATACTGCTCTCTTACCGTAAATCGGATATCTTCACTGGTAAACAGCTTGGTCTGCCCATCCGTAAATTGCCCTTCTTTTATTTCCGTTGGCCCTTCCCCAAACTTACGCCAGTACGTAGAATCATAGATGGCTTCGCCGTTCACTTCGAGCCATTGACCTATGGTAAGCAGCAGGTTTCGATCCTCATCCGGTATCGTACCATCGGCGCGAGGCCCTACATTCAGCAGAAGACTTCCATTTTTACTCACGATGTCGACAAAATCTCGTATAATCTCCCCCGCCGTTTTATACACATTACCTTCCGTGTAACACCAGGAATTTTTGGCGACAGCTGTATCCGTTTGCCAGAAGTAAGGTTTGAGTTCAGCAAATTGCCCCTCTCCACATCCGGAACCGCAGAGCCAAACATAAAAGCATCATGCTTGTAATTAATCGCAACAGGTGTACCCCACTCTTCCCCTTTGTTGTAATAGTAGGCGCAGAATTTCTTCAAATAAGGCTTGAACGCGGCGTTCTGAATCCACCAGTCAAAATAAAATACACGTGGCTGATATTGATCAACCAATTCACAGCAACGGATCAACCAATCCTCAAGAAATGCTTGGCTTGGCGGACAATCATATAGGTCGAAATGATCCTTAGGTTCAGGCATCGCAGGCCAGTAGAAGTCTCCTTGCTCCAACGGCTCGTGCACATCGGACTCAAATTCCTTGCCATGGGACATGAAGAACCAATGCTCCGCGCGGTGTGATGACACACAAAGCTTAAGATCCTGCTTCTCATACGCCGTTTTCATCTCTGCCAGCAGATCACGTTTGGGTCCCATTTCATATGTGTTATAGTGAGAGATGGAGCTTCGGTACATTTGAAAACCATCATGGTGCTCCGCTACAGGCATCACGTATCTTGCTCCCGATTGTTTGAACAGTGTAGCCCATTCGTCGGCATCAAACTTCTCTGCCTTAAACATGGGAATAAAGTCCTTGTATCCAAAATCCTTGTGAGGGCCATATACCTCTAGATGATGATCATAGGCTTTGGAGCCTTGAATATACATATTTCGCGAATACCATTCGCTATCATACGCAGGTACGGAGTATAATCCCCAGTGAATAAATATGCCAAACTTCGCGTTCTGGTACCAATCGGGGACTTTAAATTGACGAAGCGAGTTCCAGTTATCCTGATACTTTCCATTCGCAATCGTTGCATCAATATGTTTCAAATATTCATTTTTGTCTAATTTCATGTCTATCTCATCCCTTCTACTAATGGGTTGCACTTGTATTGTAGTGGCTTCTCACGGGAATAGACATGTAGATCACTAACCTATAGATGGACAATACTAACCTGCTCGGGAGATGAAGGTATGAACCAACATACATTGCTTACCCACTACTTATCCAACCTTGAAGTGGAGTTATACATGGGCGATTACAATCGCTGTGGAACGGACTGGCGGGATATGGATTATACGCCAGATTACAGCAAATTTTATTGGATCTGTGAGGGAGAAGGCTGGCTCAAAATCGGAGAACAGGAATACAATCCTGTGCCGGGTCAACTTTACTTGATGCCCGAGGGGTGACACAGTCCTACTCCTCCATAAGTGATCATTCTTTCCTCAAATACTGGTGTCATTTCAGTGCTAAGGTGGGCGGCATCAATCTATTCCAGATTGTGAAGTTCCCTCACTTCTGTACGATTGCTCAGCCTGAACAGATCAATACGATTTTTCGCGATATACTTATGTATCTGAAGTCAGGTGAAGTCTATGGGCATATGATGGCCAAAAGTAAACTAATGGAGCTCATCGCTCAATATGTGATGCAAATGGACGTAGAACAGATTGCTTATCTTAATGTACCTGCCATAGAGAAAATCACGGCTGTACTCGCTTACATTGATTCTTATATTGAAGAAAACATTTCAGTTCAGGAGCTGGCACAACTCGCCTACATGCATCCTAACTATTTTATTCGATTCTTCAAACAGCAGATTGGTGTCCCGCCCATCCACTATATTACCAGCAAGAAAATCGATAAGGCGAAGGAACTCTTAAGCTGTACGCCAAGCACTGTCACCATCATTGCAGAACACCTTGGCTTCAGTGATCTGTATTATTTCTCTAGACAGTTCAAAAAGCACACCGGACTTACACCCACCGATTACCGTAAATTAAAGACGGGCATCGTATTGTAACCGTTTAACAAAATAAAAGTGGAAGTGGTTTGTATCCAATGCGAACTCGTGTTTAAATTCCTTCTTTAGACGAGTGCTACAGTTTGGCCCAAATTTAATTAAGTTTCCACAAAATAAATATAGCTCAGTACGCTATTACTAGCGACTGAGCTATTCTTTATCCATTGGGCTTTCTAGTCAACCTTAGCCCCGTATGAGCGCATAAACAGAACCGCTTGCTCTCTGTCCATTCGTGCACCTTTTACATCCATTGATTTCAGATCAATTCCTTCTAAATTCGCACCACGAAGATCGGTTCCTGTTAGCTTGGTTCGGGTCAACGTTGCTCTGGACATATCACAATCTCTCAGATCGGCCTTACCCAGATCCGTATCGGAGAAATCGACTTCATGGAAACGAATGCCTCTTAAGTCCTGCTTCCCTAGCTTGATATGACGCAAATTGGTATAAGACCAATCACCACCAATCATGGATATGCCATCCATCTGTGCCCCGGAGAAGTCAGAGCCTGTCATCTTGCAAGAAGTGAATTTGGAGACAAATAGATTTGCTCCGCCAAACGTACAATTTTCAAAGGCAGATTCCGTATGAGACGAAGCATTCAGCGTCACACCTCTAAAGTCACATTCAATAAAGCGACAGTTGCTTGTCTCAATTTCATCCATCTCTGTATTCATAAACGTACATCTTGTGAAAACACAGCTTATAAGCTCTCCATAACGTAAATCACGCCCATCAAACTGCACTGTATCATATTCCTGATCTTTGTATTGGTACACAGTATCCTCCTGCAATGTATGGTATTCAGTATGAATCAAACTTTCCTCACTATACCATACCCCTGTCAAGTACCTGCCTAAATGGCACTGAAAGTCAAGATTCTTTTTTTGTTCTACTTCCAATCTCTCTTGCGAAGATAGGATTCGAATACGAATGTTCCAAAAGGCAAAAATCCAGCTAGCACACCCATGAACCAGCGTACTGGCTTCCATTTATGTACGATCGCAATATGCACTAACGCAATAAGATAGAGTGGGAAGAGAACCCCATGAATCATGCCTACGACAGCTACTGCTGAGGATATGTCTGCAAAATACTTCAATGGCATGGCAACGAGAAGCAATAATAAGAAGGAAATTCCTTCCCAAATGCCTGCAATTCTAAAACGGCCGGTAATGGTCTTCATAACATTCATTCTCACCTTTCATTTGTTCTTAGTTTGTGAAATATGTAACTTGTAACATCGCACGCTTAGTTGAGCAGCACTGTTCATAGGTCAGATATCGATACAACCTGCGATAAATATAAAGACCATCGTTATACAGTTGAAACTCCTGTTCAGTATAACGCATGTCTTCCATAATGAATTACTTCAAATTTGAATAATTAAAGAACAAAAGAACACCTGATTGGGATGATCAGGTGCTCAGATTTATGTGGTCTCGCGTGCAACCAATCGATATGTGAGTGGCTCAGGCTCCATTTTCTGTCTGCCGAGCACTGCCCATAATTGGTGGAATGCCTGGGTTGCTTGTTCAGCAATCGGATTATGTATCGTAGTGATTCCGAGTACACGAGATAGTTCAACATCATCAAAGCCAACAATCGCGAGTTGCTCCGGTACGCTAATATGTAGTTTACGCGCTTCACTTAAAATGCCGATCGCAGCATAGTCATTGGAGCATAACACAGCTTGCGGAGGCTCGGGTGCGTTTGCCATTTTCCGCATCGCTTCTTCCCCATCTGATGAAGTAAATACCCAATATTGATACGCCTCTTTCAACACAGGTAGCCCTTTACTCGCCATGAATGTCTCATACGCCACTCTGCGACTTTGCGTATTTATGCTATCTGCCCGACCAAAAACGTTGGCGATTCGCGTGTATCCTTTGGATACCAGATGCTCCAGTGCAAGAATATATCCTTCAGCCTGATCCATAGCAACCGACGGGATCTCGTTATTCCCCATGCGCTGCCATGAAACAATAGGGCCATACTCCAGATAAGCCTTCAACTTCTCAGGATCGTTCACACATGCGATAATCGCTAATCCATCCACACGTTTACTCCGCAGATCTTCAAAAGCCTTTAATTCAATATCTTTATCTCCACGAGTCGTATAAATCAGTGTTTGGAAGCCAAAATCCATCGCTGTATCAATAAATTGATTCATAAAAGATAGAATAATGGCATTTGAGGTGGATGTAACGATGCCGATCTGCTTCGTTTGCCCTGTGGATAGCGAAACGGCATTTCGATTCGGAATATAATTTAATTGCTTCATAATCTCAGTTATTTTCTGCCTCGCTTCATCACTCACGTGACGTGAGTTGTTAATCACTCGTGAAACGGTTGCCTTCGAATAACCAGATCGCTTCATAATCTCATCAAACTTGGACATCTGAACTCCTTTTCTTCCCGCTCATAGTCTAACAGAATGCTCATCTAAGGAATTGGGATTAATAATATCACTGATGCTATGTATAGTATGCCTCAAAAAAAGGTCAAAAGTAAAACTTGACGTGTAACCCGTTACAACGTTTAAGCTTTTTTTATCAGCATGTTGCATGAGACATTCAAGTGCTTCAGGCAACAATCACTTTTTATTCGTTTAACCAATTTGACTACTGGAGTGATACAGATGAGTAATACTCAATTTAACTTCCCCGAAAATTTCTTGTGGGGCGGCGCAATCGCTGCGAACCAAGCTGAAGGTGCATACAATGAAGGCGGTAAAGGCTTGTCCACGCAGGACGTAGCTCCTAAGGGCATCATGGGGCCGATCACTGAAGAACCAACTGAAGATAATATGAAACTGATCGGAATCGATCTATATCATCGCTACAAGGAAGATGTGAAGCTTTTTGCCGAAATGGGCTTCAAAGTATTCCGTACCTCCATTGCATGGTCACGTATTTTCCCAAAAGGCGACGAATTGGAGCCTAATGAAGAAGGTCTGCAATTCTACGATGATCTCTTTGACGAGTGTCTCAAATATGGAATTGAACCGTTGGTAACCCTGTCCCACTATGAAACACCACTTCACCTGTCCAAAGAATATGATGGCTGGGTTAACCGTAAAATGGTTGGATTCTATGAGCGTTATGCTACAACGGTATTTAAACGTTACAAAAACAAAGTTAAATACTGGCTGACTTTCAACGAAATCAATTCCATCCTGGAAGCTCCATTCATGAGTGGCGGGATCTACACACCAAAAGAGAAATTGAGCAAGCAAGACTTGTTCCAGGCGATCCATCACGAATTGGTAGCAAGTGCGTCTGCGGTGAAGCTCTGTCATGAGATTATTCCAAGTGCACAGATTGGCTGTATGATCTTAAGCATGCCTACGTATCCATTAACACCAAACCCAGATGATATGATCAAAGTGATGGAATTCGAGCATAGCAACTACTTCTTCGGTGATGTACACGTAAGAGGTCGTTACCCAGGATACATGAAACGTTACTTCCGTGAAAAAGGCATTGAGATTAAAATGGAAGCTGGCGACGAGGAAATGTTGCTCAACACGGTTGATTTCATCTCCTTCAGCTATTATATGAGCATCTGTCAAACAGCTGATCCTGAGAAACAAAAAGCAGGTGAAGGTAACCTGCTCGGAGGTGTTCCAAACCCTTATCTCGCAGCAAGCGAATGGGGATGGCAGATTGACCCACAAGGTCTTCGCTATGTGCTGAACATGTTCTATGATCGTTACCAAAAACCATTGTTCATCGTAGAAAATGGACTTGGCGCTGTGGACGAGCTTATTACTGGCGCTGATGGTGAGAAAACAGTTGAAGATGATTACCGTATCCAATACTTGAACGACCATCTGGTACAGGTTGCTGAAGCGATTGAAGATGGCGTTGAAGTTATGGGTTATACCTCATGGGGATGTATCGATGTCGTAAGTGCTTCTAGCGCTCAACTGAAAAAACGTTATGGTTACATTTACGTTGACCGTCATGATGATGGATCAGGTACACTCGAACGTTACCGTAAGAAATCATTCCACTGGTACAAAGATATCATCAGCACCAACGGAAAAAGCTTGAAACGCTAATCCAATTACGGTGATTCTCTGAACGATTGTTGACGCAATTGTATCGGAGTTTGAAACTTTCAAGAAAACATCATAGCGCAAGTATCGAGGCGATTTGGCCCCGCTACTTGCGCTTTTTAAATGCAAACCATTCGGTTGCTTTATCTGAACTGCATTTACCTCATACTGAATGTCATGAATCTGTATCAAACCATGGATAAATTAAGACAGGTGTACCATCTTGCACAAGATGTATAACAGTGCCTAGGATTATGTAGGTAGATCTGCCTCCAACGCATCCCAGTTCGGTGTAGACACATCTGACAAAGCTCTCCATCCGGCAAATGATTCATTTAACGCCTTGAGTTCTACTATCGTCCCATCAATTAATCGGCTAACTGGAAGTGCCAAGAAAAGCTTCAGCGCCCAACGTATTAAGGGGGTGGTTGGTGATCCATGATGCCTGCGCTGTAGGCGTCAGCGGGTACCCTAATGAATCCAAGACACGGAAGCCCTCTCCCATTGCCGCCACCATCTGATGCATACGCTTGTCGTCACGGACAACCTGTTTCATCTGAAAGCCATGGAATAGGATGACTATGTTCATTGGTACAATCAACACCATGTGATTTTTCAGCCAGGCATCGATCTGTTCATGAAAATCAAGCTTATATTTAGCTCGCATGAATGCCTGCTCCAATAGGGAACGGAAAGGAATGGTTCCGTCCAATCCGCCGATGACCATCTGCCCATGACCGCCACGGATACAGATCACTTTCCCGTCAGCACGTGTACCAGCGGTAGTCTGGAAGCCAAAAGCGACCTGCTTGGGTGATCGCCCCGTTTTGCCCAGATAGTCCTGCATCGCATACGTATCCATATTGTTTCCGACAAATACGACATGGCGGCTATCGTTATCCGCGAGGATCGGTAATACAGCCCCGAAGTCCGAGAATTTCATCATGACGAAGATCAAGTCATACACATCTTCCGGTTCCAACGTACGAATTACACGAACCGAATCGACAGTTGTTTTGCGCTGAAAGTAATGGCGGATGACCACGCCCTCTTTTTCCAATTCCTCCGCTCGTTTGCCTCTAGCTAATACAGTCACATCATGACCACCCTGTACGAGAACATGTGCTAAATAGCTTCCCTGCACACCCGCACCATACACAAGTATGTTCAATAAAATCCCCTCCTCTTGCAATTAACAGTTGTTGTATATCTAACATCTGTGTACTACAATCAAGGTATCATTGGGAACGATGCAAGGGCAATGGCTAATCACATTCGCTTTTGTTGAGAATTGAACAACCGACACAGGAACTGTTCAAG
It includes:
- a CDS encoding alpha-L-fucosidase, translating into MKLDKNEYLKHIDATIANGKYQDNWNSLRQFKVPDWYQNAKFGIFIHWGLYSVPAYDSEWYSRNMYIQGSKAYDHHLEVYGPHKDFGYKDFIPMFKAEKFDADEWATLFKQSGARYVMPVAEHHDGFQMYRSSISHYNTYEMGPKRDLLAEMKTAYEKQDLKLCVSSHRAEHWFFMSHGKEFESDVHEPLEQGDFYWPAMPEPKDHFDLYDCPPSQAFLEDWLIRCCELVDQYQPRVFYFDWWIQNAAFKPYLKKFCAYYYNKGEEWGTPVAINYKHDAFMFGSAVPDVERGNLLNSNLTSGKRIQLSPKIPGVTRKVMCIKRRGRLYEILSTS
- a CDS encoding AraC family transcriptional regulator, yielding MTQSYSSISDHSFLKYWCHFSAKVGGINLFQIVKFPHFCTIAQPEQINTIFRDILMYLKSGEVYGHMMAKSKLMELIAQYVMQMDVEQIAYLNVPAIEKITAVLAYIDSYIEENISVQELAQLAYMHPNYFIRFFKQQIGVPPIHYITSKKIDKAKELLSCTPSTVTIIAEHLGFSDLYYFSRQFKKHTGLTPTDYRKLKTGIVL
- a CDS encoding pentapeptide repeat-containing protein, producing the protein MYQYKDQEYDTVQFDGRDLRYGELISCVFTRCTFMNTEMDEIETSNCRFIECDFRGVTLNASSHTESAFENCTFGGANLFVSKFTSCKMTGSDFSGAQMDGISMIGGDWSYTNLRHIKLGKQDLRGIRFHEVDFSDTDLGKADLRDCDMSRATLTRTKLTGTDLRGANLEGIDLKSMDVKGARMDREQAVLFMRSYGAKVD
- a CDS encoding DUF3817 domain-containing protein, whose protein sequence is MKTITGRFRIAGIWEGISFLLLLLVAMPLKYFADISSAVAVVGMIHGVLFPLYLIALVHIAIVHKWKPVRWFMGVLAGFLPFGTFVFESYLRKRDWK
- a CDS encoding LacI family DNA-binding transcriptional regulator codes for the protein MSKFDEIMKRSGYSKATVSRVINNSRHVSDEARQKITEIMKQLNYIPNRNAVSLSTGQTKQIGIVTSTSNAIILSFMNQFIDTAMDFGFQTLIYTTRGDKDIELKAFEDLRSKRVDGLAIIACVNDPEKLKAYLEYGPIVSWQRMGNNEIPSVAMDQAEGYILALEHLVSKGYTRIANVFGRADSINTQSRRVAYETFMASKGLPVLKEAYQYWVFTSSDGEEAMRKMANAPEPPQAVLCSNDYAAIGILSEARKLHISVPEQLAIVGFDDVELSRVLGITTIHNPIAEQATQAFHQLWAVLGRQKMEPEPLTYRLVARETT
- a CDS encoding glycoside hydrolase family 1 protein translates to MSNTQFNFPENFLWGGAIAANQAEGAYNEGGKGLSTQDVAPKGIMGPITEEPTEDNMKLIGIDLYHRYKEDVKLFAEMGFKVFRTSIAWSRIFPKGDELEPNEEGLQFYDDLFDECLKYGIEPLVTLSHYETPLHLSKEYDGWVNRKMVGFYERYATTVFKRYKNKVKYWLTFNEINSILEAPFMSGGIYTPKEKLSKQDLFQAIHHELVASASAVKLCHEIIPSAQIGCMILSMPTYPLTPNPDDMIKVMEFEHSNYFFGDVHVRGRYPGYMKRYFREKGIEIKMEAGDEEMLLNTVDFISFSYYMSICQTADPEKQKAGEGNLLGGVPNPYLAASEWGWQIDPQGLRYVLNMFYDRYQKPLFIVENGLGAVDELITGADGEKTVEDDYRIQYLNDHLVQVAEAIEDGVEVMGYTSWGCIDVVSASSAQLKKRYGYIYVDRHDDGSGTLERYRKKSFHWYKDIISTNGKSLKR